A DNA window from Falco peregrinus isolate bFalPer1 chromosome 8, bFalPer1.pri, whole genome shotgun sequence contains the following coding sequences:
- the CXCR4 gene encoding C-X-C chemokine receptor type 4, which yields MAQSMDNSLDSLDLSSGLIIEFSDNGTDEIGSGDYGDYGEPCFQHENADFNRIFLPTIYSIIFLTGIIGNGLVIVVMGYQKKQRSMTDKYRLHLSVADLLFVITLPFWSVDAAISWYFGNVLCKAVHVIYTVNLYSSVLILAFISLDRYLAIVHATNSQRPRKLLAEKVVYVGVWLPAVLLTVPDIIFASTSEVEGKYLCDRMYPHENWLISFRFQHILVGLVLPGLIILTCYCIIISKLSHSKGHQKRKALKTTVILILAFFACWLPYYIGISIDTFILLGVIRHRCSLETIVHKWISITEALAFFHCCLNPILYAFLGAKFKTSAQNALTSVSRGSSLKILSKSKRGGHSSVSTESESSSFHSS from the exons ATGGCTCAGAGCATGGACAACAGCCTCGACAGCCTGGAT ctgtcctCTGGGTTAATCATTGAATTTTCTGATAACGGCACGGATGAGATTGGTTCAGGTGACTATGGAGACTATGGAGAGCCATGCTTCCAGCATGAGAACGCTGATTTCAACCGGATCTTCCTGCCAACAATCTACTCCATCATCTTCCTAACAGGAATAATCGGCAATGGATTGGTTATTGTTGTTATGGGCTACCAGAAGAAGCAAAGAAGCATGACTGATAAATACAGGCTGCATCTCTCTGTGGCTGACCTTCTTTTTGTCATCACCTTGCCATTCTGGTCTGTGGACGCGGCCATAAGCTGGTACTTTGGGAATGTTCTGTGTAAGGCAGTTCATGTCATTTACACAGTCAACCTCTATAGCAGTGTCTTGATTCTGGCCTTTATAAGTTTAGATCGTTATCTGGCAATAGTCCACGCTACCAACAGCCAGCGACCACGAAAGCTGTTGGCTGAGAAGGTGGTGTATGTAGGTGTATGGCTACCAGCTGTGCTTTTGACAGTGCCTGATATAATTTTTGCCAGTACTAGTGAAGTAGAAGGAAAGTATCTATGTGATCGCATGTACCCTCACGAAAACTGGCtgatttctttcagatttcagcATATCTTGGTAGGACTTGTCTTGCCTGGTCTAATAATCCTGACTTGCTACTGTATTATAATATCTAAGCTGTCACATTCAAAAGGCCACCAGAAGCGCAAAGCCTTGAAGACAACAGTTATCCTCATCCTTGCCTTCTttgcctgctggctgccatACTATATCGGCATTAGCATCGACACATTCATCTTGCTGGGAGTCATCAGACATCGTTGTAGCTTGGAGACGATAGTGCATAAATGGATCTCCATTACCGAAGCCCTGGCATTCTTCCACTGTTGTCTGAATCCAATTCTGTATGCCTTCCTGGGTGCCAAATTCAAAACATCAGCACAAAATGCCTTGACCTCAGTTAGCAGAGGATCAAGCCTCAAGattctttcaaaaagcaaacGTGGGGGACATTCTTCTGTTTCTACAGAGTCCGAGTCTTCAAGTTTCCATTCCAGCTAA